From a single Hymenobacter sp. YIM 151500-1 genomic region:
- the cmk gene encoding (d)CMP kinase, producing the protein MRKIVIAIDGYSSCGKSTTAKAVAAELGYAYIDTGAMYRAVTLYLLEHNIAFDDLPRIEQALHELHITFKRNRSTGRNEVCIDGEIREDEIRQMRISNSVSEVSGIPAVRHAMVRQQQRMGRKRGVVMDGRDIGTTVFPDAEVKVFMTADVLTRALRRQEELAQKDEHVPVEDIVENLRKRDHLDSTRAESPLRRAPDAILLDTTHITVDEQVDFVLERVSAALLSLAAAEK; encoded by the coding sequence ATGCGAAAAATTGTCATTGCCATTGATGGCTACTCTTCGTGTGGCAAAAGCACCACGGCCAAAGCCGTGGCCGCCGAGCTGGGCTACGCCTACATCGACACCGGGGCTATGTACCGGGCCGTGACCTTGTACCTGCTGGAGCACAACATTGCCTTCGACGACCTGCCCCGCATCGAGCAGGCCCTGCACGAGTTGCATATCACCTTCAAGCGCAACCGCAGCACCGGCCGCAACGAAGTGTGCATCGACGGCGAAATCCGGGAAGACGAAATCCGGCAGATGCGCATTTCCAACTCCGTGAGCGAGGTATCGGGCATTCCGGCCGTGCGCCACGCCATGGTGCGCCAGCAGCAGCGCATGGGCCGCAAGCGCGGCGTGGTGATGGACGGGCGCGACATCGGCACTACCGTGTTTCCGGATGCCGAGGTAAAGGTGTTTATGACCGCCGACGTGCTTACGCGGGCCCTGCGCCGCCAGGAGGAGCTAGCCCAGAAAGACGAGCACGTGCCGGTGGAAGACATCGTGGAAAACCTGCGCAAGCGGGACCACCTCGACTCTACCCGCGCCGAAAGCCCCCTGCGCCGCGCCCCCGACGCCATCCTGCTCGACACCACCCACATTACCGTCGACGAGCAAGTGGATTTCGTGCTGGAGCGCGTGTCGGCGGCTTTGCTGTCCTTGGCCGCAGCCGAAAAGTAA